A single Fusobacterium hominis DNA region contains:
- a CDS encoding cation:dicarboxylate symporter family transporter: MNNVFFKEFLMISDIKTIVFLVVLLAIVFVMNRLPKKSFSFSKKVMTGTGLGLILGLIIQFIAGFPADPMALTFVRETTLWYSLLGGGFISLIRMLVIPLVMVSIIHVIINMNEEAKLGDLVKKTLVVSLVMVAISTALGLALAIAFGVGKTEIAVVEASKHIREVKNIVDTLKALIPSNPVEAMVNLNIVGLVIFSAMVGMGAKRMSKKYMDVVKPFFDLINALEKVIKSMAMSIIKWMPIAVVPLLANTVAQKGIHAIAEVGKFIVVLYLAVAIMFVIQMIAISIFGLNPITYVKKSASLAILAFTSRSSVGCLPVTISTMVNKLGVNESTASFVGSFGTTAGMQGCAGIFPAMTIVFVTHMSGNTVDMTLFIMSVIVVAIGSLGIAGIPGTATMAASVGLSGTGLAGLFPMINPILAIDPIIDMPRTMLNVMGSVTNGIMVDRSLGLLNLEKYNDPEAGNENTADESQE, translated from the coding sequence ATGAACAATGTATTTTTCAAAGAATTTTTGATGATTAGTGATATTAAAACAATAGTATTTTTAGTTGTACTTTTAGCAATTGTTTTTGTTATGAATAGACTTCCTAAAAAGTCATTTAGCTTTTCTAAAAAGGTTATGACAGGAACTGGTTTAGGACTTATCCTTGGACTTATTATCCAATTTATTGCAGGATTCCCAGCAGATCCTATGGCTTTAACTTTTGTTAGAGAAACAACTCTATGGTATAGCCTTTTAGGTGGAGGATTTATTTCTCTTATTAGAATGCTTGTTATTCCTTTAGTAATGGTGTCTATCATACACGTTATTATAAACATGAATGAAGAAGCAAAATTAGGAGATTTAGTTAAAAAGACTCTAGTTGTATCTCTAGTTATGGTTGCTATTTCAACTGCTTTAGGACTAGCTCTTGCTATTGCATTTGGAGTAGGAAAAACTGAAATAGCTGTTGTAGAAGCTTCAAAACATATAAGAGAAGTTAAAAATATAGTTGATACTTTAAAAGCTCTTATTCCTTCTAACCCAGTTGAAGCTATGGTAAACTTAAACATAGTTGGATTAGTTATTTTCTCTGCTATGGTTGGAATGGGTGCTAAAAGAATGTCTAAAAAATATATGGATGTTGTAAAACCATTCTTTGATTTAATAAATGCATTAGAAAAAGTTATTAAATCTATGGCTATGTCTATAATCAAATGGATGCCTATTGCTGTTGTTCCATTACTTGCAAATACTGTTGCTCAAAAAGGAATTCATGCAATAGCTGAAGTTGGTAAATTTATAGTTGTATTATACTTAGCTGTAGCTATCATGTTTGTTATCCAAATGATTGCTATATCTATCTTTGGATTAAACCCAATAACTTATGTTAAAAAATCAGCTTCACTTGCTATTCTTGCATTTACTTCAAGATCAAGTGTTGGTTGTCTTCCTGTTACTATCTCAACAATGGTTAACAAACTTGGAGTAAATGAATCTACTGCAAGTTTTGTTGGAAGTTTTGGTACAACTGCTGGAATGCAAGGTTGTGCTGGAATATTCCCTGCTATGACAATAGTATTTGTTACTCATATGAGTGGTAATACTGTAGATATGACTCTTTTCATTATGAGTGTTATCGTTGTAGCTATTGGTTCTCTTGGAATAGCTGGTATACCTGGAACTGCAACAATGGCAGCTTCTGTTGGATTATCAGGAACTGGACTTGCTGGACTTTTCCCAATGATCAATCCAATACTTGCTATTGATCCTATCATTGATATGCCTAGAACAATGTTAAATGTTATGGGTTCTGTTACAAATGGTATCATGGTAGATAGATCTTTAGGATTATTAAACCTTGAAAAATATAACGATCCTGAAGCTGGAAATGAAAATACAGCTGATGAATCTCAAGAGTAA
- a CDS encoding HdeD family acid-resistance protein: MSIKTYRWFSLVCGILLVIFSFMLFSNPVSGLITVAVFLGIALLIHGFGELSMYFSLPHGAKSGWLLAGGLVSIIFGFWILTAQGTLSISVALPFILGAWILFTGILKIVSCITLREFSKQLTTINLILGIIGIVLGIILLHHPAIGSVIISVVVFVIFLVQGIGCIANFFWCKDLE; the protein is encoded by the coding sequence ATGAGTATCAAAACTTATCGTTGGTTTTCTTTAGTATGTGGAATCTTATTGGTTATTTTTAGTTTTATGTTATTTTCTAATCCAGTATCAGGATTAATTACAGTGGCAGTATTTTTAGGAATTGCTCTATTAATTCATGGATTTGGAGAATTATCAATGTATTTTTCATTGCCACATGGAGCTAAAAGCGGCTGGTTGTTAGCTGGAGGGTTAGTTTCTATAATATTTGGATTTTGGATTTTAACAGCTCAAGGAACACTTAGTATTTCTGTAGCACTTCCATTTATTCTAGGAGCATGGATATTATTTACAGGTATATTAAAAATAGTATCTTGTATAACTCTAAGAGAATTTAGTAAACAACTTACAACAATCAACCTTATTTTAGGAATAATTGGAATAGTATTGGGGATAATATTATTACATCATCCAGCAATAGGAAGTGTAATTATATCAGTTGTAGTATTTGTTATATTCCTTGTGCAAGGAATAGGTTGTATAGCAAACTTCTTCTGGTGTAAAGATTTAGAATAG
- a CDS encoding IS3 family transposase produces MGCTTQGEKAAIVKELKEKGYNLKYLLKTIGIAKSTYYYEIKKVDAVKLRNIKVAKEIRIIFHENKQRYGVRRVHKELENRGIRVNHKRVQRLMHDMGLMGKRPKVKYHSYLGNIGKIAPNIINRDFSASAPLQKWTTDVSQFTFSWGKCYFSPILDMYSNEIISYDLSMSPNLKQIRNMLENAFKKFPTLEGLILHSDQGWQYQHEYFRNKLKEHGIIQSMSRKGNCLDNCIMETFFGRVKNEMYFGNEKRFDSFDSFAIALKEYIDYYNNDRIQKKTKWMPPVKYRKASISI; encoded by the coding sequence ATGGGCTGCACAACTCAAGGCGAAAAAGCAGCAATCGTTAAAGAACTCAAAGAAAAAGGATACAATTTAAAATATCTATTAAAAACTATTGGGATAGCCAAATCAACTTATTATTACGAGATTAAGAAAGTTGATGCAGTGAAACTAAGAAATATTAAGGTTGCAAAAGAAATACGTATAATATTCCACGAGAATAAACAACGATATGGTGTTAGGCGCGTACATAAAGAACTTGAAAATCGTGGCATAAGAGTTAATCACAAGCGTGTACAAAGACTTATGCATGACATGGGATTAATGGGTAAACGTCCAAAAGTAAAGTATCATTCATACTTAGGAAACATTGGAAAAATTGCGCCAAATATTATCAATAGAGATTTTTCAGCCAGTGCACCACTACAAAAATGGACAACTGATGTATCACAATTTACTTTTTCCTGGGGAAAATGTTACTTTTCGCCAATTCTTGATATGTATAGCAATGAGATAATATCATATGATTTATCAATGAGCCCAAATTTAAAGCAGATAAGGAATATGCTTGAGAATGCTTTTAAAAAATTTCCTACGCTTGAAGGATTAATACTGCATTCTGATCAGGGATGGCAGTATCAGCATGAATACTTTAGGAATAAATTAAAAGAACACGGGATTATTCAGTCTATGTCTAGGAAAGGGAATTGCCTTGATAACTGCATTATGGAAACATTTTTTGGAAGAGTAAAGAATGAAATGTATTTTGGAAATGAAAAGCGCTTTGATTCATTTGATTCCTTCGCAATTGCGCTCAAAGAGTATATAGATTATTACAATAACGACCGAATTCAGAAAAAAACAAAATGGATGCCACCTGTAAAATACAGGAAAGCATCCATAAGTATTTGA
- a CDS encoding helix-turn-helix domain-containing protein, producing the protein MRYSYEFKRMCVELYRLGRYPETPDGVPTQKFRNEIRAWVRMVENNGLEVLRHKPQNKTWTVEERLELVSQVLAGQSCTSVAILAGIHSGQLYQWVHKYKRMGYNGLIAKKKGRKSKGEANMKKDMKPAPLTESEREELIRLRAEVEYIKTENEVIKKEIALREEKWAAQLKAKKQQSLKNSKKKDTI; encoded by the coding sequence ATGCGTTACAGTTATGAGTTTAAAAGAATGTGTGTTGAACTTTATCGATTAGGAAGGTATCCAGAAACACCTGATGGAGTACCAACGCAAAAATTTCGTAATGAGATTCGCGCTTGGGTAAGAATGGTTGAAAACAATGGACTGGAAGTATTACGCCATAAACCTCAGAATAAAACCTGGACAGTAGAGGAACGTTTAGAGCTGGTATCACAAGTTTTAGCAGGACAATCCTGTACCTCTGTAGCGATCTTAGCGGGGATTCATTCAGGACAACTTTATCAATGGGTTCACAAATATAAACGAATGGGATATAATGGCCTTATAGCTAAGAAAAAAGGAAGGAAATCTAAAGGGGAGGCCAATATGAAGAAAGATATGAAACCCGCACCGCTCACTGAATCAGAACGTGAAGAACTTATTCGTCTTCGTGCTGAAGTAGAATATATTAAAACAGAAAATGAAGTAATAAAAAAAGAAATTGCCTTGAGAGAGGAAAAATGGGCTGCACAACTCAAGGCGAAAAAGCAGCAATCGTTAAAGAACTCAAAGAAAAAGGATACAATTTAA
- a CDS encoding sugar kinase — MPKIFEFKNREFGLIASGEMIMRLSPLNNEMLIQGNLLTKQMGGAEFNVATSVANLGGKTAMLTTLPNNELGKFAKVSMNVNGVSDKFVIYDDSKYKRMPIYYYEYGSAPRKPNVTYDRLNSSFQRMTAADVDPSVYTQAEIFHISGISLGLCETSKQLTMDLIKNFKKAGTLISFDVNFRRNLWTEEEARVEIEKILQDVDILFASEETFRKMFKRTGDLQDIIREFAKTFDIDFIASTQRVVNSPKSHNFSSLVYDRKNDTFHTEEPYKNIEIVDRIGSGDSYVGGVLFGLLHENDAYKAMKYGNANSVLKNTIVGDTNCADLNMVKQVISDHDLGSTSEMNR, encoded by the coding sequence ATGCCAAAAATATTTGAATTTAAAAATAGAGAATTTGGACTTATTGCATCTGGAGAGATGATTATGAGATTATCTCCACTTAACAATGAGATGCTTATTCAAGGAAATTTACTTACAAAACAGATGGGTGGAGCAGAGTTTAACGTTGCTACATCAGTTGCAAATTTAGGTGGAAAAACAGCTATGCTAACTACTCTTCCAAACAATGAACTTGGAAAATTTGCAAAAGTATCTATGAATGTAAATGGTGTATCAGATAAATTTGTTATCTATGATGATAGCAAATATAAACGTATGCCAATATATTATTATGAATATGGATCTGCTCCTAGAAAACCAAATGTCACTTACGATAGATTAAACTCATCATTCCAAAGAATGACAGCAGCTGATGTTGATCCTAGCGTATACACACAAGCAGAAATTTTCCATATAAGTGGAATTTCATTAGGACTTTGTGAAACATCAAAGCAACTTACTATGGATTTGATTAAAAACTTTAAGAAAGCTGGAACACTTATCTCTTTTGACGTAAACTTTAGAAGAAATTTATGGACAGAAGAAGAAGCTAGAGTTGAGATTGAAAAGATTTTACAAGATGTAGATATCTTATTTGCATCTGAAGAAACTTTTAGAAAGATGTTTAAAAGAACTGGTGATTTACAAGATATAATAAGAGAGTTTGCAAAAACTTTTGATATAGATTTTATTGCATCTACACAAAGAGTAGTAAATTCTCCAAAATCACATAATTTCTCATCATTAGTTTACGATAGAAAAAATGATACATTCCATACAGAAGAGCCATACAAAAATATCGAAATTGTAGATAGAATAGGAAGTGGAGATTCATATGTAGGAGGAGTACTATTTGGACTGCTTCACGAAAATGATGCCTATAAAGCAATGAAATATGGTAATGCTAACTCTGTATTGAAAAATACTATTGTTGGAGATACAAACTGTGCTGACTTAAATATGGTAAAACAAGTAATAAGTGACCACGATTTAGGAAGTACATCTGAAATGAACAGATAG
- a CDS encoding bifunctional 2-keto-4-hydroxyglutarate aldolase/2-keto-3-deoxy-6-phosphogluconate aldolase, whose product MLKKSKVVQRITELGIVAVVRGNTVAEGIRISKACAKGGIPAIEVTYTVPGATEVIKALKEEKNMIVGAGTVLDATTARIAILAGAEFIVSPAFDEETAKLCNLYQVPYMPGCMTITEMTKAMEYGSEIIKLFPGSAFGPSFVKAVKAPLPQVNIMPTGGVSLENMEEWFANGVVAVGAGGKLASGTDEEIIATAQSFVEKIKEIRAKMK is encoded by the coding sequence ATGTTAAAAAAATCAAAAGTTGTACAAAGAATAACAGAATTAGGAATTGTTGCTGTTGTTAGAGGAAATACTGTAGCTGAAGGAATAAGAATTTCTAAAGCATGTGCAAAAGGTGGAATTCCAGCTATTGAAGTAACTTATACTGTCCCTGGAGCTACTGAAGTTATAAAAGCTTTAAAAGAAGAAAAAAATATGATAGTTGGAGCAGGAACTGTTTTAGATGCAACAACTGCAAGAATAGCTATTTTAGCTGGAGCAGAATTTATCGTATCTCCTGCATTTGACGAAGAAACTGCAAAATTATGTAATCTATACCAAGTTCCATACATGCCAGGATGTATGACTATTACTGAAATGACAAAAGCTATGGAATATGGATCAGAAATTATAAAATTATTCCCAGGAAGTGCTTTTGGTCCTTCATTTGTAAAAGCTGTAAAAGCTCCTCTTCCACAAGTAAATATTATGCCAACTGGTGGAGTTAGCTTAGAAAATATGGAAGAATGGTTTGCAAATGGTGTTGTAGCAGTTGGTGCTGGTGGAAAATTAGCATCTGGAACAGATGAAGAAATAATTGCAACAGCTCAATCATTTGTAGAAAAAATTAAAGAAATAAGAGCAAAGATGAAATAA
- a CDS encoding AEC family transporter — protein sequence MFDIAFEKLLPIFLFFVIGYVLQVMKLLKKEDALVLLKLVFYLLSPAVIIISVSQMKFSENLIYYPISAICIHICMFTIGKIITSVKKFSPSETKIFRGATLIMNMTFILPFFIVFFGEKNVYMLSIFDAGNLLMITTVVYSIFVSDDKSSIKDKIITIFKSPLVIALIIGLGLNLLQIELPSSIQYTINEIAQITGTLIMIALGLYFTPRFSKLKLSLIIVLTKIIGIAIVGTIVGYILPLDNMGKTMIMLGALSPVGNNVLTFTLIGEGDLELATNVVSLSIIISFITLSIFFLLR from the coding sequence ATGTTTGATATAGCTTTTGAAAAACTATTACCAATATTTCTTTTCTTTGTAATAGGATACGTTTTACAAGTTATGAAATTATTAAAAAAAGAAGATGCATTAGTACTATTAAAACTTGTTTTTTATCTACTGAGTCCAGCAGTTATTATTATTTCAGTAAGTCAGATGAAATTTTCTGAAAACCTTATATATTATCCAATCTCTGCTATTTGTATTCATATATGTATGTTTACGATAGGTAAGATTATAACAAGTGTAAAGAAATTTTCTCCCAGTGAAACAAAAATTTTTAGAGGTGCAACTCTAATTATGAATATGACATTTATACTGCCATTTTTCATAGTATTTTTTGGTGAAAAAAATGTATATATGCTATCTATATTTGATGCTGGAAATCTTCTTATGATTACAACTGTTGTATATTCTATATTTGTATCAGATGATAAAAGTTCTATTAAAGATAAAATAATAACTATTTTTAAATCACCTTTAGTTATTGCTTTAATTATTGGACTTGGATTAAATTTATTACAAATAGAACTTCCTAGCAGCATTCAATATACAATAAATGAAATAGCTCAAATAACTGGTACACTTATTATGATAGCTCTTGGACTTTATTTTACCCCTAGATTTTCAAAGTTAAAATTGAGTTTAATTATTGTTTTGACAAAAATTATTGGAATTGCTATTGTTGGAACTATAGTGGGATATATATTACCACTTGATAACATGGGTAAAACTATGATTATGTTAGGAGCTTTGTCCCCTGTTGGAAACAACGTTTTAACATTTACTCTAATTGGTGAAGGTGATTTAGAACTTGCTACAAATGTAGTTTCTCTATCTATTATCATAAGCTTTATAACTCTTTCTATTTTCTTTTTATTGAGATAA
- a CDS encoding IclR family transcriptional regulator: protein MESKIPIFDKIDQIFNYLYYNYSAKQSDISRDLNLPKSTVNRILKVLVDYKYLILEDKKYRIGEKFYFLSSKYEKYNLIKNIAYPYLEDLSLKFKETFKLSILDNDKIRTIAKVESSDAIKVAVPDNAIFPLHAGAASKLLICQLSDSKLNKLLDENLPKYTKNTITDKEELKKELMTINIKKISFDNMEHSKNVKAVALPILDKRNRIIAAISCPFFSDDIEIQKNEEIINDIKKVCSEISKRLNYFNK, encoded by the coding sequence ATGGAATCTAAAATTCCTATTTTTGATAAAATAGACCAAATTTTTAATTATCTTTACTATAATTATTCTGCCAAACAAAGTGATATATCTAGAGATTTAAATCTACCAAAATCAACTGTAAATCGTATATTAAAAGTTTTAGTAGATTATAAGTATCTAATTTTAGAAGATAAAAAATACAGAATAGGAGAAAAGTTCTATTTCCTATCTAGTAAATATGAAAAATACAACCTTATTAAAAACATTGCATACCCATATTTAGAAGATTTATCTTTGAAATTTAAGGAAACATTTAAATTGAGTATATTAGATAACGATAAAATAAGAACAATTGCCAAAGTTGAAAGTAGTGATGCAATCAAAGTGGCAGTTCCTGACAATGCTATTTTTCCACTTCATGCTGGAGCTGCTAGCAAACTTTTGATTTGCCAGTTAAGTGATTCAAAATTAAATAAACTTTTAGATGAAAATTTACCTAAATATACTAAAAATACTATTACAGATAAAGAGGAATTAAAAAAAGAGCTTATGACCATTAATATAAAGAAAATATCTTTTGATAATATGGAACACTCAAAAAATGTAAAAGCTGTAGCTCTTCCTATACTAGATAAAAGAAATCGCATAATTGCAGCAATAAGTTGCCCATTTTTTTCTGATGATATTGAAATTCAAAAGAATGAAGAAATAATAAATGATATAAAAAAAGTATGTTCTGAAATATCTAAAAGGCTAAATTATTTTAATAAATAA
- a CDS encoding YdcP family protein has protein sequence MELKFVIPNMEKTFGNLEFAGEDKVVQRRINGRLTVLSRSYNLYSDVQRADDIVVVLPAEAGEKHFGFEERVKLVNPRITAEGYKIGTRGFTNYLLHADDMIKE, from the coding sequence ATGGAACTTAAATTTGTGATTCCCAACATGGAAAAAACATTCGGCAATTTAGAATTTGCTGGCGAGGATAAAGTCGTTCAGCGAAGAATCAACGGACGGCTAACTGTCTTATCAAGAAGCTATAATCTCTATTCTGATGTTCAAAGAGCAGATGATATTGTGGTGGTGCTTCCTGCTGAAGCTGGCGAAAAACATTTCGGCTTTGAGGAACGTGTGAAGTTAGTCAATCCACGTATTACCGCAGAGGGCTACAAAATCGGCACTCGTGGTTTTACAAATTACCTTTTACATGCTGACGACATGATAAAAGAATAA
- a CDS encoding YdcP family protein → MMRLANGIVLDKDTTFGELKFSALRREVRIQNEDGSVSDEIKERTYDLKSKGQGRMIQVSIPASVPLKEFDYNARVELINPIADTVATATYQGADVDWYIKADDIVLTKDSSSFKAQPQAKKEPTQDK, encoded by the coding sequence ATGATGAGATTAGCAAATGGCATTGTATTAGATAAAGACACGACTTTTGGAGAATTGAAATTCTCTGCTCTACGTCGTGAAGTGAGAATCCAAAATGAAGACGGGTCGGTTTCAGATGAAATCAAGGAACGTACCTATGACTTAAAATCCAAAGGACAAGGACGCATGATTCAAGTAAGTATTCCTGCCAGCGTGCCTTTGAAAGAGTTTGATTATAACGCACGGGTGGAACTTATCAATCCCATTGCGGACACCGTTGCTACTGCCACCTATCAAGGAGCAGATGTTGACTGGTATATCAAGGCAGACGATATTGTGCTGACAAAGGATTCTAGTTCATTCAAAGCTCAACCACAAGCAAAGAAAGAACCGACACAAGACAAATAG
- a CDS encoding FtsK/SpoIIIE domain-containing protein → MKQRGKRIRPSGKDLVFHFTIASLLPVFLLVVGLFHVKTIQQINWQDFNLSQADKIDIPYLIISFSVAILICLLVAFVFKRVRYDTVKQLYHRQKLAKMILENKWYESEQVKTEGFFKDSAGRTKEKITYFPKMYYRLKNGLIQIRVEITLGKYQDQLLHLEKKLESGLYCELTDKELKDSYVEYTLLYDTIASRISIDEVEAKDGKLRLMKNVWWEYDKLPHMLIAGGTGGGKTYFILTLIEALLHTDSKLYILDPKNADLADLGSVMANVYYRKEDLLSCIETFYEEMMKRSEEMKQMKNYKTGKNYAYLGLPAHFLIFDEYVAFMEMLGTKENTAVMNKLKQIVMLGRQAGFFLILACQRPDAKYLGDGIRDQFNFRVALGRMSEMGYGMMFGSDVQKDFFLKRIKGRGYVDVGTSVISEFYTPLVPKGYDFLEEIKKLSNSRQSTQATCEAEVAGVD, encoded by the coding sequence ATGAAACAGCGTGGTAAAAGGATTCGCCCATCTGGTAAAGATTTAGTCTTTCATTTTACGATAGCGTCACTCCTGCCTGTTTTCCTGCTGGTTGTCGGACTGTTTCATGTGAAGACAATCCAGCAGATCAACTGGCAGGATTTTAACCTATCACAAGCAGATAAGATTGACATTCCCTATTTAATTATCAGTTTCAGTGTCGCAATTCTTATCTGCTTGCTGGTAGCGTTTGTATTCAAACGGGTTCGCTATGATACGGTTAAACAACTTTACCACCGTCAAAAACTGGCAAAGATGATACTTGAAAACAAGTGGTATGAATCTGAACAGGTCAAAACAGAGGGTTTCTTTAAAGATAGTGCTGGTCGTACAAAGGAAAAGATAACCTACTTCCCTAAAATGTATTATCGACTTAAAAATGGCTTGATACAGATACGGGTGGAAATCACGCTGGGAAAATATCAAGACCAACTCTTACACTTGGAAAAGAAATTAGAGAGTGGCTTGTACTGTGAGCTGACGGATAAAGAGTTAAAGGATTCCTATGTGGAATATACTTTGCTCTATGACACCATAGCCAGTCGTATTTCTATTGATGAAGTAGAAGCTAAAGATGGTAAACTTCGCTTAATGAAAAACGTATGGTGGGAATATGATAAGCTCCCTCATATGTTGATTGCTGGTGGTACAGGTGGCGGTAAAACTTACTTTATACTGACACTGATTGAAGCCTTGCTTCATACAGATTCAAAACTGTATATTCTTGACCCGAAAAATGCTGATCTTGCGGACTTAGGTTCTGTGATGGCAAATGTCTACTATAGAAAAGAAGACTTGCTTTCTTGCATTGAAACATTCTATGAAGAAATGATGAAACGTAGTGAGGAAATGAAGCAGATGAAGAACTATAAGACTGGCAAAAATTATGCTTACTTAGGTCTCCCGGCACACTTCTTAATCTTTGATGAATACGTCGCTTTCATGGAAATGCTGGGAACAAAAGAAAACACCGCAGTTATGAATAAGCTGAAACAGATTGTCATGTTAGGTCGTCAAGCTGGCTTCTTTCTAATACTGGCTTGTCAACGTCCAGACGCAAAATATTTAGGCGACGGAATCCGTGATCAGTTTAATTTCAGAGTGGCTTTAGGTCGTATGTCTGAAATGGGCTATGGCATGATGTTTGGCAGTGACGTACAAAAGGATTTCTTCTTAAAGCGAATCAAAGGTCGTGGCTATGTTGATGTAGGAACAAGTGTCATATCAGAGTTTTATACTCCCCTTGTACCAAAAGGATATGATTTCTTGGAGGAAATTAAAAAGTTATCCAACAGCAGACAGTCCACGCAGGCGACGTGCGAAGCGGAAGTCGCAGGTGTGGACTGA
- the mobT gene encoding MobT family relaxase, with translation MEGFLLNEQTWLQHLKEKRLAYGLSQNRLAVATGITRQYLSDIETGKVKPSEDLQQSLWEALERFNPDAPLEMLFDYVRIRFPTTDVQQVVENILQLKLSYFLHEDYGFYSYSEHYALGDIFVLCSHELDKGVLVELKGRGCRQFESYLLAQQRSWYEFFMDVLVAGGVMKRLDLAINDKTGILNIPVLTEKCQQEECISVFRSFKSYRSGELVRKEEKECMGNTLYIGSLQSEVYFCIYEKDYEQYKKNDIPIEDAEVKNRFEIRLKNERAYYAVRDLLVYDNPEHTAFKIINRYIRFVDKDDSKPRSDWKLNEEWAWFIGNNRERLKLTTKPEPYSFQRTLNWLSHQVAPTLKVAIKLDEINQTQVVKDILDHAKLTDRHKQILKQQSVKEQDVITTKK, from the coding sequence TTGGAGGGATTTTTACTGAATGAACAAACTTGGTTACAGCATTTAAAAGAAAAACGCTTGGCTTATGGACTATCTCAAAACCGTTTAGCTGTTGCGACTGGTATTACAAGGCAGTATCTAAGCGATATTGAAACAGGAAAAGTCAAGCCATCAGAGGATTTACAGCAGTCCCTTTGGGAAGCTCTGGAACGCTTCAATCCCGACGCTCCCCTTGAAATGCTGTTTGATTATGTAAGAATTCGCTTTCCGACAACAGACGTACAGCAGGTGGTCGAAAACATCTTACAACTGAAACTGTCCTATTTTCTTCATGAGGACTATGGTTTCTATTCTTATTCAGAGCATTATGCTTTAGGCGACATATTCGTCCTTTGCTCCCATGAACTGGACAAAGGAGTTCTGGTGGAATTGAAAGGTCGTGGGTGCAGACAATTTGAAAGCTATCTTCTGGCACAACAAAGAAGCTGGTATGAGTTCTTTATGGACGTTTTGGTGGCTGGCGGTGTGATGAAACGCCTTGACCTTGCCATTAACGATAAGACAGGGATTTTAAATATCCCTGTACTCACTGAAAAGTGCCAACAGGAAGAATGTATCTCCGTCTTCCGCAGTTTTAAAAGCTATCGCAGTGGCGAACTGGTACGCAAAGAGGAAAAGGAATGTATGGGAAACACCCTCTATATCGGTTCATTACAAAGTGAAGTTTATTTCTGTATCTATGAAAAGGACTACGAGCAGTACAAGAAAAATGATATTCCCATTGAAGACGCAGAAGTAAAAAACCGTTTTGAGATTCGATTGAAAAATGAGCGTGCCTATTATGCAGTCCGTGATTTACTCGTCTATGACAATCCAGAGCATACCGCCTTTAAAATTATCAATCGGTATATCCGTTTTGTAGATAAAGACGATTCCAAACCTCGTTCTGATTGGAAACTGAATGAAGAATGGGCTTGGTTTATTGGGAACAATCGTGAACGATTAAAACTAACCACAAAACCAGAGCCTTACTCCTTCCAAAGGACGCTGAACTGGCTATCTCATCAAGTTGCCCCGACCTTAAAGGTTGCGATTAAACTTGATGAAATCAACCAGACGCAGGTTGTAAAAGACATTCTCGACCATGCGAAACTGACAGACCGACACAAGCAGATTTTGAAGCAACAGTCAGTAAAAGAACAGGACGTGATAACAACAAAAAAATAA
- a CDS encoding antirestriction protein ArdA — protein MDDMQVYIANLGKYNEGELVGAWFTFPIDFEEVKEKIGLNDEYEEYAIHDYELPFTVDEYTSIGELNRLWEMVSELPEELQSELSALLTHFSSIEELSEHQEDIIIHSDCDDMYDVARYYIEETGALGEVPASLQNYIDYQAYGRDLDLSGTFISTNHGIFEIVY, from the coding sequence ATGGACGATATGCAAGTCTATATTGCGAATTTAGGCAAATACAATGAGGGCGAATTGGTCGGTGCGTGGTTTACCTTTCCCATTGACTTTGAGGAAGTCAAAGAGAAAATCGGCTTGAATGATGAATATGAGGAATACGCCATTCATGACTACGAGTTACCCTTTACGGTTGACGAATACACTTCCATTGGCGAACTCAATCGACTATGGGAAATGGTATCGGAATTACCCGAAGAATTACAATCGGAGCTATCTGCTCTGCTCACTCATTTTTCAAGCATTGAAGAACTAAGCGAACATCAAGAGGATATTATCATTCATTCCGATTGTGATGATATGTATGACGTGGCACGCTACTACATTGAAGAAACGGGTGCTTTAGGCGAAGTACCAGCTAGTCTTCAAAACTATATTGATTATCAAGCCTATGGTCGGGATTTAGACCTTTCAGGAACGTTTATCTCAACCAATCATGGGATTTTTGAAATCGTCTATTAA